One part of the Eucalyptus grandis isolate ANBG69807.140 chromosome 10, ASM1654582v1, whole genome shotgun sequence genome encodes these proteins:
- the LOC104421587 gene encoding anamorsin homolog, whose protein sequence is MATQRAVLALTDDVVMQVKAVFDLIREAGSEKLEQCDPQIITHASNLGKLPVESSSVDFAIAICKSPEFPGNGLFEEISRVLKPGGTIVIRKALSSVAEDTSKASSALERELLVAGFLEAQNLQIKSVASSEGVRHYMVKATKPSWKLGSSFAINKGKKSLPKVQIIGDDDDLIDEDSLLTEEDLKKPQLPPVGDCEVGSTRKACKNCTCGRAEAEEKVEKLELSVDQLDNPQSACGSCGLGDAFRCSTCPYKGLPPFKLGEKVSLSANFLAADI, encoded by the exons ATGGCAACGCAGCGTGCCGTGCTGGCTTTGACCGATGACGTGGTCATGCAAGTGAAGGCGGTTTTCGATTTGATCAGGGAGGCCGGGAGTGAAAAATTGGAGCAGTGCGATCCTCAAATCATCACACACGCATCTAATTTGG GTAAACTGCCAGTAGAGTCTTCTTCCGTGGACTTTGCTATCGCTATCTGCAAGTCACCTGAATTTCCTGGTAATGGCTTGTTTGAAGAAATCTCAAGAGTGTTGAAGCCTGGTGGGACCATTGTGATTCGTAAGGCTTTATCGTCTGTAGCGGAGGATACATCTAAG GCGTCCTCTGCTCTTGAACGTGAGTTGCTGGTGGCTGGATTTTTAGAAGCACAGAATCTTCAAATTAAATCAGTGGCAAGTTCTGAGGGTGTACGGCATTATATG GTCAAAGCAACAAAGCCATCTTGGAAACTTGGCTCCTCGTTTGCAATTAACAAGGGCAAAAAAAGCTTGCCAAAAGTTCAAATAATAggcgatgatgatgatttgaTAGATGAGGACAGCCTTTTAACTGAAGAGGACTTGAAGAAACCGCAACTTCCACCTG TCGGGGACTGTGAAGTTGGAAGCACTAGGAAAGCTTGCAAGAATTGCACGTGTGGGAGAGctgaagcagaggagaaggtgGAAAAACTGGAGCTCTCTGTGGACCAGCTAGACAATCCTCAATCGGCATGTGGCAGT TGTGGTCTGGGAGATGCCTTTCGCTGCAGTACATGTCCTTACAAGGGTCTTCCACCATTCAAACTTGGTGAAaag GTCTCATTATCAGCAAACTTTCTGGCGGCAGATATATGA
- the LOC104421584 gene encoding delta(24)-sterol reductase — MSDLNSPLRPKRKKIWVDYFVQFRWIIVIFVVLPISFTLYFLTYLGDVKSERKSFKQRQKEHDENVEKVVKRLKERDPKKDGLVCTARKPWIAVGMRNVDYKRARHCEVDLSAFRNILEIDRERMVARVEPLVNMGQISRVTVPMNLSLAVVAELDDLTVGGLINGYGIEGSSHIYGLFSDTVVAYEIVLADGRVVRATKDNEFSDLFYAIPWSQGTLGLLVSAEIKLIPVKEYMKLTYKPVVGNLKDIAQGYMDSFAPRDGDQDNSEKVPDFVETMIYSPSEAVCMTGNYASKEEAKKKGNVINSVGWWYKPWFYQYAQRALKRGEFVEYIPTREYYHRHTRCLYWEGKLILPFADQWWFRFLLGWLMPPKVSLLKATQGEAIRNYYHEMHVIQDMLVPLYKVGDALEWVHQEMEVYPLWLCPHRLYKLPMKTMVYPEPGFDLHRRQGDTQYSQMYTDVGVYYSPGPVLRGEQFDGSEAVRKMENWLIENHGFQPQYAVSELSEKKFWRMFDAGLYEHCRRKYKAVGTFMSVYYKSKKGRKTEKEVQEEEQAHLEKAYAEVDQPAD; from the exons ATGTCTGATCTTAATTCTCCCCTGCgtccaaagaggaagaagatctgGGTGGATTATTTTGTTCAGTTCCGATGGATTATCGTCATCTTTGTCGTGCTCCCAATCTCTTTCACCTTGTATTTCCTCACATATCTCGGGGATGTCAAATCAGAGAGGAAGTCATTCAAGCAGCGTCAGAAGGAACATGATGAAAATGTTGAGAAAGTTGTTAAGCGTCTGAAAGAAAGGGACCCCAAAAAGGATGGTCTAGTTTGCACCGCTCGTAAACCTTGGATAGCTGTTGGAATGCGAAATGTTGACTACAAAAGGGCCCGGCATTGTGAGGTTGATTTATCAGCTTTTCGGAATATACTGGAAATTGACAGAGAGCGGATGGTTGCCAGAGTTGAGCCACTAGTCAATATGGGGCAGATCAGTAGGGTTACGGTGCCAATGAATCTTTCCCTAGCAGTTGTTGCTGAGCTTGATGATCTTACTGTTGGTGGCCTCATCAATGGCTATGGAATTGAGGGAAGCTCCCATATATATGGGCTGTTTTCTGATACTGTTGTAGCGTATGAGATAGTTCTAGCAGATGGACGAGTGGTTAGAGCGACCAAGGATAATGAGTTCTCTGATCTTTTCTATGCCATCCCCTGGTCTCAGGGTACACTGGGTCTTCTTGTCTCCGCAGAGATCAAGCTCATCCCTGTCAAGGAATATATGAAGCTGACGTACAAGCCTGTTGTGGGTAATCTAAAAGACATTGCACAGGGATACATGGATTCCTTTGCACCACGAGATGGAGATCAGGACAATTCTGAAAAGGTTCCTGACTTTGTGGAGACAATGATATATTCGCCATCAGAAGCTGTGTGTATGACTGGAAACTATGCTTCTAAAGAAGAGGCCAAGAAGAAGGGGAATGTGATTAACAGTGTAGGATGGTGGTATAAACCCTGGTTTTATCAGTATGCACAGAGGGCACTAAAGAGAGGGGAGTTCGTGGAGTACATTCCTACCAGAGAATATTACCATAGGCACACCAGGTGCTTATACTGGGAGGGGAAGTTGATCCTTCCATTTGCAGATCAGTGGTGGTTTAGGTTCCTCCTTGGTTGGTTGATGCCTCCAAAGGTTTCTCTGCTCAAGGCTACTCAAGGTGAAGCTATTCGAAACTATTATCATGAGATGCACGTTATTCAGGACATGCTAGTTCCACTGTACAAGGTTGGCGATGCTCTTGAGTGGGTACACCAGGAGATGGAG GTATACCCCCTTTGGCTTTGCCCACACAGGCTCTATAAGCTCCCCATGAAGACCATGGTCTACCCTGAACCTGGATTCGACCTACACCGCAGGCAGGGAGACACACAATACTCTCAAATGTACACAGATGTTGGGGTCTATTATTCACCTGGGCCCGTCTTAAGGGGCGAGCAATTTGATGGCTCGGAGGCCGTTCGCAAGATGGAGAACTGGTTGATTGAGAACCATGGCTTCCAGCCCCAGTACGCAGTCTCCGAGCTGAGTGAAAAGAAGTTCTGGAGGATGTTCGATGCTGGCCTCTACGAGCACTGCAGGAGGAAGTACAAAGCCGTGGGGACCTTCATGAGTGTGTACTACAAGTCCAAGAAGGGAAGGAAGACTGAGAAGGAGGTGCAGGAAGAGGAGCAAGCGCACCTCGAAAAAGCTTATGCCGAGGTCGATCAGCCTGCAGATTAG